The window CCTGCCGAAGTATCTAGGGTGATGGCGCAAGTAATTGAAATTGAAGGAGTAAAACGCCAGGACAAAACTATCTACGACCCTACCTGTGGTAGTGGTTCGCTACTCATTAAAGCTGCGGATGAAACGGAGGGAATTACTATCTACGGGCAGGAAATGGATAACGCCACCCGCGCCCTAGCAAAGATGAATATGATTCTGCACGGGCATCCTACCGCCGAAGTTTGGCAGGATAATACTCTATCGACTCCCCATTTTAAAGATGGGGAACACCTCAAAACCTTTGATTTTGCCGTAGCTAACCCGCCCTTTTCCAGTAAATCCTGGCGCAATGGTTTTAACCCCGAAGAAGATATTTATAACCGCTTTGCAGGTTACGGGATACCTCCCGCGAAAAACGGCGACTATGCTTTTTTACTACACCTAATTCGCTCCCTTAAAAGTAAGGGTAAGGGCGCGATTATTTTGCCTCATGGAGTGCTATTTCGGGGCAACGTAGAGGCGGAAATTAGAACCAATATTCTCAAGAAAGGCTATATCAAGGGCATCATCGGCTTACCCGCCAACTTGTTTTACGGTACTGGTATTCCCGCCTGTATTATTGTCATTGACAAGGAAAATGCTGATAAGCGCGATCGTTTATCCTCCGCTTCGGAGGGCATTTTTATCATCGATGCTAGTAAGGGATTTACTAAAGACGGCAACAAAAACCGCCTCAGAGAGCGGGATATCCACAAAATAGTCGATGTCTTTAACAAGCAGTTGGAACTGCCTAAATATTCCCGTCTCGTCCCCTTAGAAGAAATTGCCAGTAACGAATACAACCTCAATATTCCCCGCTACATCGACTCTCAAGAAGCGGAAGATATTCAAGATATAGAAGCTCATTTACTCGGAGGCATCCCCAACCGCGACATTGACGATCTAAAGCGTTATTGGGCTGTATATCCAGGGCTGAGAAAGGAATTATTTACTTCCATAGCCAGGGAAGGCTATAGCGAGTTAAAGATTGCCCAAGATGAAATTAAGCAAACTATTTTCAATCATCCAGAATTTGTCAGCTACAGCGAAAAAATAGATAATATTATTCAATCTTGGTGCGATCGCCACGTCTCCCTACTCAAAGATCTAAGCCCAGCCACTAAACCTAAAGAGTTAATTTTTCAGCTTTCGGAGGCAATTTTAGAAGCATTTTCGGAAACTAACTTAATTAATAAATACGATGTCTTTCAGCATCTGATGATCTACTGGACGGAGACGATGAAAGATGATGTTTACTTTATTATCGAGGAAGGTTGGACAGCCCAACCATACGCCATTTTAGATAAAAAAGGTAAGCCAAAAAAAGACGAGTGGGACTGCGATCTAATTCCCAAACCTTTAGTTATAAACCGTTACTTTGCAGATGAACAAAGTAAAATCGAGCAGTTAGAAGCGGAAACTGAAGCCATTACCAGAGACAAGGAAGAAATGGAAGAAGAACATTCGGGGGAAGATGGTTTTTTAGAAGAGGTGAAAAACGATAAAGGTAAAATTACTAAGGGTAACGTCCAAACGCGGATTAAAGAGTTACAGCAGGAATTAGATTGGGGAGAAGAGTTAACGGTATTAAAAAATTACCTGGCTTTATTTGATAAAGAAGCTGCTGCCGATAAGAAAGTCAAAGCTGCCCAGAAAAAACTAGATAAATTGCTGTTAGAGCAATATAAAAAACTCACGGAAGCAGAAGTAAAAACTTTAGTAGTAGATGATAAATGGCTAGCAACTATTAGCCAAGAAATCAAAACGGAATTAGATAGGATTTCCCAGCGTTTGACCCAACGGATTAAAGAACTAGCGGAACGTTACGAGCAGACTTTACCAGAGTTGACTACTAGGGTTGAGGAGTTGGAAAGTAAGGTAAACAAGTATCTTCAACAATTGAAAATTGATAATGGATAATTGATAATTTTTTAGAATGGAGAATTGGCAATGAATAAAGCAAAATATAATTCAGAAGAAATATTATCATCGATTCAAAGTTTACCTGAAGAATCTTTAGGAGAGTTGGTAAATTTTATCGAGTATCTTCAATATAAAAACAGTTCAA of the Myxosarcina sp. GI1 genome contains:
- a CDS encoding class I SAM-dependent DNA methyltransferase encodes the protein MAIKKSELYSSLWQSCDELRGGMDASQYKDYVLVLLFVKYVSDKYAGDEDALIEVPEGGSFADLVALKGDKEIGDKINKIIGRLAEANDLKGIIDVADFNNEDKLGKGKEMQDRLSNLVAIFNKPELNFGKNRADGDDILGDAYEYLMRHFATESGKSKGQFYTPAEVSRVMAQVIEIEGVKRQDKTIYDPTCGSGSLLIKAADETEGITIYGQEMDNATRALAKMNMILHGHPTAEVWQDNTLSTPHFKDGEHLKTFDFAVANPPFSSKSWRNGFNPEEDIYNRFAGYGIPPAKNGDYAFLLHLIRSLKSKGKGAIILPHGVLFRGNVEAEIRTNILKKGYIKGIIGLPANLFYGTGIPACIIVIDKENADKRDRLSSASEGIFIIDASKGFTKDGNKNRLRERDIHKIVDVFNKQLELPKYSRLVPLEEIASNEYNLNIPRYIDSQEAEDIQDIEAHLLGGIPNRDIDDLKRYWAVYPGLRKELFTSIAREGYSELKIAQDEIKQTIFNHPEFVSYSEKIDNIIQSWCDRHVSLLKDLSPATKPKELIFQLSEAILEAFSETNLINKYDVFQHLMIYWTETMKDDVYFIIEEGWTAQPYAILDKKGKPKKDEWDCDLIPKPLVINRYFADEQSKIEQLEAETEAITRDKEEMEEEHSGEDGFLEEVKNDKGKITKGNVQTRIKELQQELDWGEELTVLKNYLALFDKEAAADKKVKAAQKKLDKLLLEQYKKLTEAEVKTLVVDDKWLATISQEIKTELDRISQRLTQRIKELAERYEQTLPELTTRVEELESKVNKYLQQLKIDNG